Within Verrucomicrobiota bacterium, the genomic segment CGAAAGACCCGTCGCGTGGCGGGCCTCGGCTTGGCCATCTTGATCCAAGGCGGCTTTCTGCTCGTCTTTGACCTCATCGGAAAAGCCAGCTTGGCCTAATCCATGCGCTGTTTCTACTCGCCGGCCTATTACTTTCCCCTCCCTCCGGGCCATCCTTTTCCCATGGAAAAGTTCCCGCAGAGTCACGCGCTCCTTCTGCGCGGTGGGGTCCTTTCCGAAAAAGAGGTCCACCCCGTTCCCCCCGCTTGCACCGAGTCTCTTCTGCGGGTTCATGAAGCCGACTACCTCGAGGGCGTAGCCCGTGGCGATCTCGAAGAAAGAGGGCGCCTCCGCATCGGCCTCCCCCTGGGCAGAGAACTCCTCCAACGGAGCGCTCGCGAAACCGAAGCCACTCGTCTCGCAGCCTGGGCCGCCTTGGAAGAAGGCTTGGCCTGCAATTTGGCCGGCGGCACTCATCATGCCTTTCCCCACGCGGGCTCGGGATTCTGCGTCTTGAATGACGTGGCGGTGGCCGTTCGCGATCTCCACCGCGCCCACCCTGCCCTCCGGATCCTGGTCCTGGATACCGATGCCCACCAAGGCGATGCCACCCATTTCATCTTGCAGAGCGATCCCCGGGTCTACACCTACTCCCTCCACGTAGGGCGCAATTTTCCCTCGGCCAAAGTGGCG encodes:
- a CDS encoding histone deacetylase; this translates as MEKFPQSHALLLRGGVLSEKEVHPVPPACTESLLRVHEADYLEGVARGDLEERGRLRIGLPLGRELLQRSARETEATRLAAWAALEEGLACNLAGGTHHAFPHAGSGFCVLNDVAVAVRDLHRAHPALRILVLDTDAHQGDATHFILQSDPRVYTYSLHVGRNFPSAKVAGDLDVPTIRYIDGPRYLALLRASLDRAFREFPEPDLVLWNSGADNHRDDRFGQMRLTVREMMWRDAHVLHLVREIHRVPLAVLYGGGYQRTYGHTARLHRNTIAAAKKVALGQTALPRRLISSCRIGW